In Magnolia sinica isolate HGM2019 chromosome 12, MsV1, whole genome shotgun sequence, a single genomic region encodes these proteins:
- the LOC131221533 gene encoding large ribosomal subunit protein uL1-like: MSKLQSDALREAISQVVGDAMEKNRKFMETIELQIGLKNYDPQKDKRFSGSVKLPHIPRPKMKVCMLGDAQHVEEAEKIGLDCMDVEGLKKMNKNKKLVKKLAKKYHTFLASEAIIKQIPRLLGPCLNKAGKFPTLVSHQESLESKVNETKAMVKFQLKKVLCMGVAVGNRGMEEKQVFQNVQLSVNFLVSLLKKNWHNVRCLYLKSTMGKTHTVF; this comes from the coding sequence ATGAGTAAGcttcagagtgatgccttgaggGAGGCTATCAGCCAGGTTGTTGGTGATGCCATGGAGAAGAACCGCAAGTTTATGGAGACCATTGAGCTCCAAATTGGGCTGAAGAACTATGACCCGCAGAAAGACAAGCGTTTCAGTGGCTCTGTGAAGTTGCCTCATATTCCCCGCCCTAAAATGAAAGTCTGCATGCTTGGGGATGCACAGCATGTTGAAGAGGCAGAGAAGATAGGGTTAGATTGCATGGATGTGGAAGGGTTGAAGAAgatgaacaaaaataaaaagttggTGAAGAAGCTTGCAAAGAAATACCATACCTTCCTTGCTTCCGAGGCCATTATCAAGCAGATTCCGAGGCTTCTTGGCCCATGTCTCAACAAGGCAGGTAAGTTTCCAACTCTAGTTTCCCACCAGGAGTCCTTGGAATCAAAGGTAAACGAGACCAAAGCTATGGTCAAGTTCCAGCTCAAGAAGGTCCTCTGCATGGGGGTTGCTGTGGGGAACCGCGGCATGGAGGAGAAGCAAGTTTTCCAAAATGTGCAGCTCAGCGTCAATTTCCTTGTCTCACTATTGAAGAAGAACTGGCACAATGTGCGGTGCTTGTATCTGAAGAGTACAATGGGAAAGACACACACAGTCTTCTGA
- the LOC131220171 gene encoding cysteine-rich repeat secretory protein 38-like, producing the protein MHFLVPKSINLLLFSSLILLSQDPISAQDLVFKVCSSETLNYTSGSQFETNLNHLLPLLSPDGPINLNGYYNETYGEDPIIYGYSQCMSGVNETECKECLKNSTVGIISQCSNRKEAVLRYYQCILRYSYRPFFSQSDSSIQAQIILTLNTSTSTMFNLNLGGLMTGLASEAGSKPSKFATGNISMNDFETIYGLAQCTRDTLDGDCTKCLNEMISDIAACCGNKKGGNIYSVSCNIRYDPYLFFNDSLEIFPPPPPIATGAPLPPSEHVDKTDDVYSRKPDHQLHGWKSSDVQEEFGYSLENS; encoded by the exons ATGCATTTTCTTGTACCAAAATCCATCAATTTACTTCTTTTCTCATCCCTAATCCTCCTTTCTCAAGATCCCATCTCAGCCCAAGACCTAGTCTTCAAAGTCTGTTCGTCGGAAACGTTAAATTACACTTCCGGGAGCCAATTCGAAACTAATCTCAACCATCTACTCCCTTTGTTATCCCCCGATGGGCCCATCAATCTCAATGGCTACTACAAtgaaacctatggtgaagaccccATCATCTACGGCTATTCTCAGTGCATGTCTGGTGTAAATGAAACAGAATGCAAAGAATGCCTCAAAAATTCAACAGTTGGGATAATCAGTCAGTGTTCCAACAGAAAGGAAGCCGTTCTCCGATACTACCAGTGCATTTTACGTTACTCGTACCGTCCGTTCTTCTCCCAAAGCGACAGTAGCATTCAGGCACAGATTATATTAACTCTGAATACCTCAACCTCAACCATGTTTAATCTGAATTTAGGTGGTCTGATGACAGGTCTGGCATCTGAGGCTGGTTCAAAGCCGTCCAAATTCGCTACTGGGAACATCTCTATGAATGACTTCGAGACTATATATGGTCTGGCCCAGTGCACTAGAGATACACTGGATGGCGATTGCAccaaatgtctaaatgagatgatTAGCGATATTGCCGCAtgttgtgggaacaaaaaaggaGGAAATATTTATAGCGTGAGTTGTAACATAAGGTATGATCCATATCTTTTCTTCAATGATTCGCTGGAGATAtttccaccaccaccaccaattGCAACTGGAGCTCCTCTACCTCCTTCAGAGCATGTTGACAAAACGGATG ATGTTTATAGCAGAAAACCTGACCATCAGCTACATGGATGGAAAAGCTCAGATGTCCAAGAAGAGTTTGGTTACTCTTTGGAGAATTCttga